In Nomascus leucogenys isolate Asia chromosome 8, Asia_NLE_v1, whole genome shotgun sequence, a single genomic region encodes these proteins:
- the ORM1 gene encoding alpha-1-acid glycoprotein 1: MALSWVLTVLSLLPLLEAQIPLCANLVPVPITNATLDRITGKWFYIASAFRNEEYNKSVHEIQATFFYFTPNKTEDTIFLREYQTRQDQCFYNTTYLNVQRENGTVSRYEGGREHFAHLLILRDTKTFMLAFDVNDEKNWGLSVYADKPETTKEQLGEFYEALDCLRIPRSEVVYTDWKKDKCEPLEKQHEKERKQEEGES; this comes from the exons ATGGCGCTGTCCTGGGTTCTTACAGTCCTGAGCCTCCTACCTCTGCTGGAAGCCCAGATCCCATTGTGTGCCAACCTAGTACCGGTGCCCATCACCAATGCCACCCTGGACCGG ATCACTGGCAAGTGGTTTTATATCGCATCGGCCTTTCGAAACGAGGAGTACAATAAGTCGGTTCATGAGATCCAAGCAACCTTCTTTTACTTTACCCCCAACAAGACAGAGGACACGATCTTTCTCAGAGAGTACCAGACCCG ACAGGACCAGTGCTTCTATAACACCACCTACCTGAATGTCCAGCGGGAAAATGGGACCGTCTCCAGATATG agGGAGGCCGAGAGCATTTCGCTCACCTGCTGATCCTTAGGGACACCAAGACCTTCATGCTTGCTTTTGACGTGAACGATGAGAAGAACTGGGGGCTGTCTGTCTATG CTGACAAGCCAGAGACGACCAAGGAGCAATTGGGAGAGTTCTACGAAGCTCTCGACTGCTTGCGCATTCCCAGGTCAGAAGTCGTGTACACCGATTGGAAAAAG gataagtgtgagccactggagAAGCAGCACGAGAAGGAGAGGAAACAGGAGGAGGGGGAATCCTAG